CAACAGAACTCACATCAACATAGTAAGGACTCCTTAAACACTCCTTAAACATCATTCTGAGCAAATAAATCAGACACAAGCAACAGTTAGAGCAGAAAGGATCAGTTTACAATAGCATGCTTTAAGCAGTGACAGATCATATGTTGTCAGGGATCTTTACATTGCAaacttcttaatttttattaattcaaattctatTCTCTTCCACTTAAAGTTCGTTAACTAATAGAACCTAGTGGACAAAAATCATCTGCAAAGCTGTATGCTCACTTGAGGAGCCTTCTGGAACCGACACTGGTTAGTACATGAGAGAGTGctcgcaaaaaaaaaattaaaaaaagtaccAACAGTGAGTGGAAGCTTCATTCAATTGACCCTAACCACCACATGCAACCAGGACCATTCTCATCTAGGAACACTAAAGAGCCTATTTGATGGAGACATGTAAGAAGAAATAAGGGATAAATTAGATTTCATCTAATCATTTCTTGACTTAGTATGAGAACCAGTAGGTCCATGAACATCTGCCAAACCATTTTATAAATATGTTGCCTGCCAGTGGAACCACCAAGCTCCTCCTCAGCACTCCCGCTTTTGGGTGAAAACTTAACATTTCTATTCAGGACCAACATCAGCAAATTCATTGAAGATATTTCTACTTATCTGGGCTAGGCTAAACTCAAACAAAATAAGCAGAAACAAGTTTCTCCTCATTTTGATTATTTGCCAACAAAAAACCAGCAGTCATGCAAAGAGCGCCCGCAAGACCCAGAGGTGCAGAAGCAAACCTTAAATGATTGCCGATTAATGTGTCCTAATGTGTGGCCCCACCCACCACccaggagggagggagggaggggggggtgtgggggagagagagagagagctccatACAATCTCACAAAGAAATACACATACACTCAAGCAAGAAGAAACGCATTCTAATCTATACAAACTACTCATTCAAAGTAATTCATTGTTGCAGTGAAATTGGAACTCCTTATTGAGTAAGATATTGCAAAAGTTAAAACATACTTTTGAGTAATTTCTGTGGCGATATGCAAGAAATGTTAAATCTGCCGATTCTTTAAAATGATCATCCATAAACTTGAGATAGTCCCTCAATAGAGTATTAAGATCCATCCAAAGAAGGGAACCCAACATCTGGGGAAGAATGTTGTGGGAAACAGTTTCCAGCAAGATGTTCTTAACTTCCAAAGACTTGTACCTAACCATAAAGCAAGATGACTTTTCAGAATTGACAAAGGAAGGAGTATTGCACTCGTTTTCAAATGCAAGATAAACAGAAGCTGCTTTGATTAAGAAATGAGTCATTAACTTGTCAAGACCTACCAGTCATATGCCAATGAAATGGCACCCAAGTGAGAATACAAGTGCACTAATAAGATCTTGTACTGCGAGACATGCCTGCAAGCATAACAAATTCAAGTTATATCCAGGTAAGAGCATCGAGACTTCAATTATCATACATTTCCCAGGACGACAATTGGTGAAAATTTCAAACCATGGTTTGGCCTATGcaaaaactaaatgacttatTAATAATAAATCTGTGCCATAGAAGAACATTTGCTTTCTTATATGTAACAAGAACATCATGGACAAGCACATGGCTTCAATAACaaatcaaaagcaagagcaagcaACATGCTTTTGAGCCTATGTGCTTCAACAGGAGATgtaaaattgaggaacttagaacatttaaattTGAAACTACACTTCAGAGGCAGgtcatgatgaatttgaaatcacATGGAGACAGAtccagaaaacatttttcaatcaGAAATTATCACATTGAGACATCTGAAACTTGTAGACATAACAGTCGGATGAGTGTAAACAAACCGCAGCAGTCTCCACCCCTACAGCATACTGCTGCGATCACAAGTATACTATATCTGTGGATCCAAGGAAGACCTTCATATTTTATATGCATTAGGTACGAACAGCCTCCCACCCCAAAAATGTCTGGTCAAAAGGATTATACAAGCAAGTCGAGTGCCAGCTTGACTCGAACCTCTTCACTAGGAATAAGGAATCCCACACTAAAAATAGACCTGAGGCTACACCAACACTGCAGGCAGGTGACCAATCCAAAGTTTACTAAGGACATCACTGATCCACAGCTGAAACAAGTACTACTTTTTGATGAGAGATGAATGACAAATGAGAGTTCACAATTGGGATACTTTGTCAACACAAAATATCTGAATTAACAAGGGATAAGTCATCATAAGATTGGTTTTTTCTTGGGATAACATGAAGTTGGATGGTTAGCACgaaatggaaaatttaatgTGATTAGACTCATAAGGCTACTATCAAAGTTTCCACTAAcattttttgctaattttctcCACACATATAAAAGCCTATTTCCacaaatatttttcctcacATTTCCTTGATTCAAGGGCCATTTTAACACTGCTCCTCACTAAATCAACCAATCTCTATCTTACACTTTGAAAAGGCAATTAAGCATGTATTCTTTatattctcatttgaaaattaaataaccACAAATATATCAGCAACAACTGCAAAACAATTTAGCCAGAGGCTCCATGAAAAGCCAACACGTAGTGGCTGTTGCCAATACATCCTGCCACTTCACTCTcttctcacaaaaaaaaaaaaaaaaaaaagatcaatcaCTAACTGTGATTACAATGCTTACAGCCAATAGGAATCCTTGACATGTTTATACAACTAAAATCTCCCATATGAATTCAGGTATACCTCACCTATACTTCTCATGCACAACTAAGGGTACGGAACCATCTTTACGTAAAGGCAAATGCAAATTTAAAGAACATTTACatgggaggggaaaaaaaaagctgaaTAGTTTGGAACCACTTTGAAGACACAGCATGGCAAGAAAGTAAAAGCACATAAATTTTACCTTCGGATGGTTAATCCAAACTCTAAAACCATAATTGCCTCCAGGATGAAGCCAAAATATTGTGTACGCCAGAATAACTatgtcaaaaggaaaaattgtagATGTTACCACTGTATAATGTGAATAAAATCACCAGTCACTGGTACATGACCATCAAATCCATTTGGATTACATATATCGGCATTTGTCAAGTAACTTCAAATATACAGTTAAGAAATGGATATCCGCACCTGTTCAAGCAACACTGTGCATCACGACAGAAATTACAACttaagtttttcttgaaaagattCAGATATCTCATTGATCACCTTAACCAATAAATAGAGAATGCCTAACAAACATAGTACCACCCATTCCATTCATTGCCGGAGACTAGAGACTAACAATCCCAATCATTGAACTGTCATGTAGCCACGATGATAACTTAAAACACACAGCTACCTAGCATACAAAACCAAAGAACCATTTAGAGTTAGCCGCTGGCTAAAACTAAACAATTGTGGTTGTTCAACTTTATGCGATGCTTGCAGTTTTAATAACTCTATCAAATTCACTAATTAGATTTATAAAGGCAAATAAGCAGAGAATCCAATATCCGGCATCTCAATTGTTGAAAACACAAATATCTTTGTGCCAGTCCCGCCTGTATCAAATTTATTATTAGAGCAACTAGGTGTCACAAATAGTTCCTCAAGGGAGGACGTCATCCTACATAGTTCCAATCAATGAAATAAACTCcaatcttgactccaatcattTTTGTTCAAGTATCCCACTCTGTTAAGCAGATTTTTGGACAAAGATAAAGAGAAAGTAAACGTGCATGATAAACTCAACAGTTAAGACCCACCACAAGACAAAGATTCTAATTTCCGCAGTGTCTGCTTCTTCTATGTatgaaaaaaaatcttatgCAATTGAGGAAGGTGCTCCCCACATTCTTTAGCTTAAGAAAGCAGAACAAATTTTATATGCCacaatgaaatgaaatctttCATATCTTATTTGATTGAACATGTCAACCGAACATGCGGACCTCCAAAATGGGTTAATTTGTCAACATAAAATACCTGAATTAACACATTACACGCCATTGATAAAAGCTCTTCGCCATGCATGCTCTCTTGTGGATCCAAGTCctttgaaagaggaagattctTACAGAACATCTCTACCATCTTTACTGCAAGATCCTCGAGTCCTGGAAAGATCAGGTAAAGTTAGCTTTGAACCAGCCACTAATTGTTTGAATAAAACAACTCATCTGCAAAAAAATTCCGTTGTTAAGGCACTCATTGATCAACAGAGAAAGCTCTATGACATTTGGGAAGTTCAAACTTTATTCACATCCCCAGACATACAAATGAATATGCTCCATGTATCACTGTACAAAATTTTAATAACATCTGGCATATAGACCAGACAAAGGGAATGctggggaaaaaaaagtaaCATGACTAATcacaaacatataaaataagactATGCTGGACGCACCACCCACAGTGAGCCCGTATATGTTTCCCACTAATTGTTGAAACTTAAATACGGTAATTGACAACCCCAATGCTTTCGCTGGCACTTGAGAAATGGTTGAAGAGCTTTCGATCAATTTCTTAAACAGCTCCATCTTTCTATCTGATGATAAGACTTGAACAAACACCTCGACATCAGAAGTGAAGCATGCTAAGTGGCCAAACCTGTCACAGAGACAAATAAAATGGCAGAGAAGAAATGGCCACACCATAAGCAATAAATCTACAAACAAAAATGTGTAAACCAAAACCCATTTCTTTAAATCTTCTGAACTGATGACAGaattaatgattattttgaacttCGCAGCATTCATACTGTCTAAAGTCATCACACGAACAAAGCCATTTTAAAACAATACAAGGTAGTAAAATACCTAAAAAATATTGCATCAGATCCTCCATTAACTTTTGCTCATCTCCTTTGCCATATAAGTGCTTTCTTCTTTCAATCTCCAGATTGCCAAGGTATGGACATCTTACAATATCATTTCCAAGGTTCTCTTGCAACTTATGCACAAAAGTTGATGCTCTTGTTATACGAGAATCAAACTGCGAATCCAAATTGCATCATTTGATGCATGAACACTAGTTGAAGTTCACAATTCAACAACaccaacaacaataacaacaacaataacaacagtAATCCAGATTTCATTATTAAGAGGAACAAGCAAGTACCACTTCATCTGTCAAGGGAATTGATCTGCAGTCTGCAAATTTAATAGCATCGATCCTATTTTCAATTGGTTCATTGCCCTGGGTCGGGTCATCCTCCAGCAAACAATCTAGATAATGTTGCAGACATTCCCAGTCATCAGGGCTGCCAGAATACACAGACAAGATCAACGGCTATAAGTATATGTAAGGAGGATAGCTTGCTAATGAGATTGATTTTCCCTTAAACACGCAATTACTTTCACAatgattttcaaataataaaaaaagaacttcaGTGAAAAATGCTAGAGGACCAGGCTTCAGTTAAAGCCATTAACACCAATTGTCATCGTCATGGAGGCAAGCCTTCCTGAtttgaggaaaaagaacagagcGCTACTGGAAAGAAAAGGGCTGCCAAAATTTAGACAAGAAAATCTAGGTGAAAAGCCAGACAATAGAAGTAGTGGAGTAAAAGAACAAGTATTTAACTGCACCTAAATTAGTAAGATCCATTCACATTTACACATTATATCAATAAGATATGACAGGCCACAACTTAAAGTTAAGAAACAGGTCTTTCAGTCATTTGCATAACTTAAGGATAAAAAGGAATAACACATTGCTGCTAGGTCAAACTGCAAGAAAAAGggccaaacaaaaagaaaaaaccttcgagaaaatggaagaaaaaaatcttacaGGCTCAGAATAAGCAAGGATTTTTATCACTACAATCACATAAAATAACTCCCAATAAATGCATGTACACAGCCACAGAGACTTTCCCTTCTCGCAGGTAGATAGAAAACCGCAAATTTGTTACTGGAAGTAAAGATACAGTGTCTTATTTAACATAAAAGCAAATGCCAAACACCAATCCGAAGCTGAATTACTGGGATGTGATAATTGAACTTGTTTTGAAATTAATACTGGTTCAGTCATACCATGACTCTAAGATCTTCTCATACACATCGGCCGCAGCTTTATAGTCACCTGTCCGAGCAAGAAGTCTCCCCTGTCAACTTAAAGACAGAGCAAGATGGTAAGAAGGCAAATGAATAACACATGGGTGGCAAACTCAATTGACGTTAGCAAGTTCTACAAACACAGTGAAAGACCTCCTTCAAAGCATCAATACGCATAGATACGATTTCAAGAGATTtaaatttttcctctttcacCTCTATTCTCTCTATGTCCCAGCACTCAAAAGGAAAGTGATCAACAGAGGGATTCTGGGAAAAACACAACGAAAAATAAACCCAAGCATAAATCAGCTTTATGTGTACGTAGATCTTCATCAGACTTATTAAAGTGATTTCCACCTTGTTCACAAGTTTTAAGTTTCTATCTAAGAAAGTGGCTGCAGAGAACCTGATTTCTGCAATGTACATGCCATGTGACATGTTTATGAAGCATGATGAATTACATACTTAGAGCTCCTTTCCATCTCCTCTCTGCAGTTTGACATTACAATAGAATAAACTATCCTCCTCTGTTTCCTAGAATTCTCTCACCATCTTTTCTTCTGATCTCACAAAAACAGATTTCTCATTTGTGTGTGTCACCAACACATGCACACACGCACACGCAAAGCATGACAAAGCACCTAGGAACCACTGGAAAAAGCCCTGCTGTGCTGAACGGTGCAAATTTTGTCCAACTTCCTCCACAAATGTGTCCAGGCGGCTTTTCAGGTGCCCCATTGACACTGCTATCCAAGCCTCCAAGGAGTAAAGAAGTGCCTCAACTAACAAAGTTTGGACTATCACAGTATGGCTCTTTCTCatggaaatgattttctttcaatCAGTAAGACTTTCTTATGGAGAGATGAACATGAAGAACTATATCTTTCGAATATTCTCAAGAATCAATGTGCAACTTGACATGAACTAGCAACAGTAAACTGTTATCTGGAAAAATTCTCCTCCAAAATGTTCACTTGTCCTTTCTCAATAAAATCATAGTCAAGCCtcttaaaaaaatccaaacttgacATGAAGACTCGAGAAAAGTTGAATAGAACTAATTTCAGAAAATAGTTGCATAGAAGAACATTTTTGGAAACGGTATAGCGGAGGGACGGTGGGGGTTCAATTTCTTATCATTCTCATCATACTGGAGCCACTCCTACCTCTAAAGTCAATGATGCAAGGATTTTCTCCTTTCACTCCTCTAAGAGTCATTTAGTATATTTCATCAATATTATAGCCTTGTGCCAAATAAAGCTCTACAAGAGGTAAGTTCAGGAGGTTAGAAAGCTGTCTAGAGTACCTGTATACGTAGCTTATCAACTTCAACCATCAGAAGTGATCCCAAATTTCCTGACAGGATTTCAAGAGCATGACTATACTTATCTTGCTGTTCCAACAAAGAGATGTAGACCATAAGAGCTGCCATGAGATTAAAGTTAGTATTAGGGAAGCAAATACATATTCAAGGTATGGCAGACCCATAAGAAATACCTTCTGGTTCATGCAAGCTATGGGTAGCAACATGCTTCTTAAGCAAGCCCTCTGCTAACAGCAACAGCTTCTCTCCGCCATTGCCACAAAGAACCTGTAAGAAGAGGTCCTCGTATACATTCAGAAAGATAAGAATTATCCTAAATACACACTCACAGCCACCTAAAGAGGCTggtttcaagaaagcaaatcttCAGAGATCCTTATAAAGCAAGTACATCTTAGAACTCTTTTTCCGTATCGGCTTTCATAGTCAAATCCAGACAAGGTGAGGAGTTTGCATCTCTTTCAGTATATAGAGTTCTTTTATACGTACAAAGTTCCCGAAAGAGTAGTATGGCCACTTATTGTAAGTTTTCGGCAATGAAAACCTAACTATTGCATGGACATATATATGTTGTCAAGTTCTTCCCAATGTTGCCAAAGAAATTATACATGAGCTAAAGCAACCTTTGGTTATGGGTGACAACTTCAAAAGTCAACTTATGCAGATGAATGATGCCCTACCAAGCCCATAATTCTTGCTCAGTAAACCCTACTATAACCCAAGTTAGATTGGTACATGCATAAGAAGCAGTCCCAATCATTCCCGTCCAAGGACAGCAAAGGAGAAGAACGCAAATACTTAGTTTTAAATAATCTAAAACCCCCATTGTCTGAATAATTTATGATAAGTGATAGGCCAATAGTGGACTAAGAGTCATATTCCAAACACCTTATATTAATAGACCATCCAATTAAATTACAAGATCAGTCATGTTCAGAAGCAAGCAAACTTTATTGATTCCCTAGCAGACCTTGTGTTCAAAAGTTTGTTCAAGCTATAggaatttcaaaatttggagCCCACCGTTTGCTTTTGTACCACTTCTCTAGcctgtttctttttcctacTCTGGGTTGGAAATAGATGCAAATAATATCACCTGCCAGATAAGTAATGTTGCAGGAAAGTAGACTAATGTCCATGAATATACGTAAATATCTACAGGGGGAGaggagaaaatttcaaaacctGCAGTTGGACGCTACAAACAGCCCAGAGCAAGAATCGTTCTTCACTGGCTATTTTGTACATTTTGATAGCTGTCTGTAATAAGGCAGGACAGCAGAAGTAAAGATTGGCCAGTGAGTGCACGTAGAAGCAGATAGAGTGATCTGAGAATGCAAAATTcagaataatgaaaagaaaaacctGTTGTTGCTTCACAAATGAGCTTTCGCGAACATAGCAGTTGAAAAGCCCCATCATAAGGTCTAAATTAGTTGGGAATTTCGCAGCGGCATGTTCATAACAGCTAGTAGCCAGCTCCGCTGATAGAATAACAAAGAAGTTAGGCACTGCAGGAGGCACCGTATAGTTCTAATAGCATGAGCATGTATGTAGGAAGTTTGAAATACTGACAGTGACCGAGCCGCTGGAAGACAATTTGTAAAGTACTGAGAGTGAGATCATCCATCAACGCGGAGTCATTGGAATGTAGCAGCTCTTTCGCACTCAAGCAAACAGACAAGGCTTCTTCCGGCTTTCCCATCCTCTCCAGAACGAGAGCTTTAAGAGACTGCACAACGCCATGTGTTATTCACTAAAAACCGAGAGCAACTCCGGCAGATACAGagaagaaacaaggaaaagagaatcCATAAGGCAGTCACGACACTGTCGTCCGAGCTGCCGGAGCTCCCACATTGCTTCACCGCGTAACGAACTCTATTTGCGAGCGGAAAGCCCTGATGGACTGCGCATTCTCTAAGTTCGAAAACCTTACGCCGATGATTGAGATcggctaaaaaaagaaaagaatcaaagtCTGGAAACAGGACGAGGGCAGAACGAGAATCGATATCCGAAATATCGGAAAGCGCGATTCCCGCGGTGCGAAAGGAGCGATCAGGGCGAGAGGAAGGGGAAATGAATCCCGGACGGCTCGACAAGCAAAGACGAAGGctcaaaagagaagaaggaagaggagcgAATGGGGGACATAGCGATGGGATCTTACGAGGACGTAAGGAGAATTGGGGAACTTCCCGAGGAGCGAAGAGACGAGCTTGAGAGCAGTCTTGAACTGACGAGAATCGATGGCGTCCCATATCGGCCGGACTCGCCGCTCCGGTATCCCGCCGGCAAGGCCGAACTTGGAGGCCATGGCGATGAGCGAGCTAAAGCGCAGCAGCGACCTGCTGGGGTTTAAGCTTTAGGGTTTCGCTCCCCACTCCAGAGTAAAACACAGTAGTAAGGCAACTCCGCCTTCTTCccaatatttttgctttttaccccctttttttttttttttttctttgcttttataaatccttttctttttcccattttcatgACCAGTTTGgttgtcttttcttttactttccgccagagaaaaaacaaaaacgttgACGTGCCTTCGCAGTTACTCTTTAGGCGCGTTTGGATGACCCTGCCCCATTAGCATCGTCCGAGGTCCCAGCTACTATCCCAGTCCCGGGATAGGATTTTTGACCCGGTTCACCATTGGAACTTGAAATTCGGATGcacctaattttttaaattttaatatatttatatagatacctaattttcaattaaatatatatatatatagatatatatatatctcgGTCAATTAGCGTAGACTAGATGGTGCGTATTGTCCAATCCAGGAATTTTAAACATAGATCGAAGGAATTAAAAAGCAATCTTCTTAGGGTGCTAGCAAAGTTCACGAGTGATATTTAGAGCAATTATATATGCATCAATCTTAACCTAAGAACATTAGCACTTATATtgtgatgcattagaattttaGATGTCccatgtgagattttataaGATTAATATCAagtgttttaaaaatttaagttgttagatgaaaatattatttaatatttagttattttaacaCTCTTCTTCATGTTtagtctgattttttttttttatttagtacaAGACTAAGAATGGACATATCTAATTGGAAAGGTAAATAAAGCAtgtaa
The nucleotide sequence above comes from Eucalyptus grandis isolate ANBG69807.140 chromosome 2, ASM1654582v1, whole genome shotgun sequence. Encoded proteins:
- the LOC104434120 gene encoding N-terminal acetyltransferase B complex auxiliary subunit NAA25, encoding MASKFGLAGGIPERRVRPIWDAIDSRQFKTALKLVSSLLGKFPNSPYVLSLKALVLERMGKPEEALSVCLSAKELLHSNDSALMDDLTLSTLQIVFQRLGHSELATSCYEHAAAKFPTNLDLMMGLFNCYVRESSFVKQQQTAIKMYKIASEERFLLWAVCSVQLQVLCGNGGEKLLLLAEGLLKKHVATHSLHEPEALMVYISLLEQQDKYSHALEILSGNLGSLLMVEVDKLRIQGRLLARTGDYKAAADVYEKILESCPDDWECLQHYLDCLLEDDPTQGNEPIENRIDAIKFADCRSIPLTDEVFDSRITRASTFVHKLQENLGNDIVRCPYLGNLEIERRKHLYGKGDEQKLMEDLMQYFLRFGHLACFTSDVEVFVQVLSSDRKMELFKKLIESSSTISQVPAKALGLSITVFKFQQLVGNIYGLTVGGLEDLAVKMVEMFCKNLPLSKDLDPQESMHGEELLSMACNVLIQLFWRTQYFGFILEAIMVLEFGLTIRRHVSQYKILLVHLYSHLGAISLAYDWYKSLEVKNILLETVSHNILPQMLGSLLWMDLNTLLRDYLKFMDDHFKESADLTFLAYRHRNYSKAIEFVQFKERLQNSNQYLLARIESAILELKQNAGNIDEEECILENLKYGVHFVELSNEIGLKSLTFNEDLESRPWWTPTPEENYLLGQSVEEISHFPKDNLRKKREANTRTLIEKKALLPRMIYLSIQSASVSFKDGVEVNGSGSNPNVSSEMKLLLEHYAKILGYHLSDALGVLGEVCRGLKSTEVFGVDMIDWVNFAVFSNAWKLNSNEFDSQEKEAHKFGSWHGVDTLLKKCILERLKFLSTPISLHITDFQMLVRLITEPLSWHVLLIQSCVRTSVPSGKKKKKSGSVDLSVLTLSSAVQDSIQSLCGTFEEIMKWLRNQIRRLEYKEENLEGILLSMGNEVQKGRPGGVFQILETMCSSGSKELGDRISGALKSWDSNHLVRKIVSGQHAVLSETLSVCESKCRTLKALKQQILQI